In Acidimicrobiia bacterium, the genomic stretch GCCGGCATCCGGGTCACCAAGCCGATGTCGCAACTGGCCATCGAAATGCCGACGCTTTACAACCAGTACGAGTCCATCGCACTCTCTCTCGAGCGCCATTACCGCGACATGCAAGACATGGAGTTCACCGTTGAACGAGGAACCCTGTGGATTCTGCAAACCCGCAACGGAAAACGGACCGCGCAGGCCGCCGTCAAGATCGCGGTCGATCTCGCTGACGAAGGCCTCATCAGCCGCAATGAAGCCGTGCAAAGGATCTCTCCCGAGCAGGTCGAGTTCTTCCTCCATCCATCCTTTACCCCCGCCAGTAAAGAAGCCGCGTTCGACGGCGGCCACCATCTCACCACAGCCCTGAATGTATCCCCGGGAGCCGCGGTCGGGGTGGTCGCCTTCGACGCCGACCTGGCGGCCGAGTGGGCAGCTGCCGGACGGGCGGTTGTCATGGTACGACCGGAAACCAAGCCGGACGATGTCCACGGCATGCTGGCCGCCGAGGGGATTCTCACCACGCGCGGTGGACGCACCAGCCATGCCGCCCTCGTCGCTCGTCAGTTCGGCAAACCGGCCGTCGTCGGCGCCAACGAACTCGACGTGGACCTATCCGAACGGATCATGACTGTCGGCAACGACGTCATCAGCGAAGGTGACTGGATCTCGATCGACGGCACCACAGGCGAGGTGTTCTCCGGACAGCTCGAAACCCGGACCCCTGACCTTGAAAACCCGGTCCTGAAGGTTCTGCTTAGCTGGGCGGACGCCGTTCGGGACATCGGAGTGTGGGCCAACGCCGACCATCCGGCTGACGCAGAACTAGCTCGCTCCTATGGCGCCGAGGGAATTGGCCTCGTTCGAACCGAGCACATGTTCTTCGACGTCGATCGGCTGCCGATCGTGCAACGCATGATCATGGCGACAAGCCCGACCGAGCGAACCGAAGCACTCGCTCAACTACTCCCATTCCAGCGGCGCGACTTCGTTGGCTTGTTCCGCGCCATGGATGGTCTTCCGGTAACGATCCGGCTCATCGACCCGCCGTTGCATGAATTTCTGCCGAGCCATGACGACATCACCGCCGACCTCGCCGACCTGAAAATCCAGTTGCTCTCGGCCCGCAGCCTGCCCGAAGTAGATCAACTGCTCACCCGGGTCGAGGCGGCCGAACACCTGTTGCATGAGGTCGAAGCCCTGCGAGAAGCCAACCCGATGCTCGGGTTGCGTGGGGTGCGGCTCGGTCTCATGATGCCGGCACTTACCCGAATGCAGGTGCGAGCCATCTTCGAAGCGGCCATCGAGGTTCAAAATACCGGTGTGGTCGTGCACCCGAAGATCATGATCCCCCTGGTGGCTCACGTGAACGAACTGGCCCGGCAACGAGAGTCGCTGGAGGAAGAGGCGGCCGCGGTCATGACAGAGGCCGGTATCGATATCAACTATGAGTTCGGCACGATGATCGAGATCCCCCGGGCGGCACTGACCACCGGCCAGATCGCTCAATGTGCCGAGTTCGTATCGTTCGGAACCAATGACCTGACTCAGATGACCTACGGAATTTCGCGCGATGATGCCGAGAAGGCGTTCCTCGTGAAGTATCTCGAAGAAGGTATTCTCGACCGTAATCCCTTTGCCAGCATTGATGAGGCGGGCGTCGGTCGACTCATGCGGATCTCGGTCGAGGAAGGACGAGCGGCCCGGCCCGGCCTCGAAGCGGGGATATGTGGCGAGCACGGCGGCGATCCGGCATCGATAGCGTTCTGCCGGACCATCGGTCTCGACTACGTGAGTTGTTCACCGCCTCGAGTGCCAATTGCCCGCCTGGCCGCTGCCCAGGCTGCCCTGGTTGACATGATCCCGGCCGACCTTTCGGAGATGGCCGTGCCGGTTTGACGCCGTCCCGCCAACTGGTCCTCACCCCGAAGCTGACAGCATTGGATATACAAGGGCATAGACTCCCGTACAATGCTTCTTTAGCGAACATTTGATTCGGAGACAACAACATGATCCTTGGATATCTCGACCCGGGTACAGGCAGTCTGATCATCCAAAC encodes the following:
- a CDS encoding pyruvate, phosphate dikinase, which encodes AGIRVTKPMSQLAIEMPTLYNQYESIALSLERHYRDMQDMEFTVERGTLWILQTRNGKRTAQAAVKIAVDLADEGLISRNEAVQRISPEQVEFFLHPSFTPASKEAAFDGGHHLTTALNVSPGAAVGVVAFDADLAAEWAAAGRAVVMVRPETKPDDVHGMLAAEGILTTRGGRTSHAALVARQFGKPAVVGANELDVDLSERIMTVGNDVISEGDWISIDGTTGEVFSGQLETRTPDLENPVLKVLLSWADAVRDIGVWANADHPADAELARSYGAEGIGLVRTEHMFFDVDRLPIVQRMIMATSPTERTEALAQLLPFQRRDFVGLFRAMDGLPVTIRLIDPPLHEFLPSHDDITADLADLKIQLLSARSLPEVDQLLTRVEAAEHLLHEVEALREANPMLGLRGVRLGLMMPALTRMQVRAIFEAAIEVQNTGVVVHPKIMIPLVAHVNELARQRESLEEEAAAVMTEAGIDINYEFGTMIEIPRAALTTGQIAQCAEFVSFGTNDLTQMTYGISRDDAEKAFLVKYLEEGILDRNPFASIDEAGVGRLMRISVEEGRAARPGLEAGICGEHGGDPASIAFCRTIGLDYVSCSPPRVPIARLAAAQAALVDMIPADLSEMAVPV